One genomic window of Medicago truncatula cultivar Jemalong A17 chromosome 1, MtrunA17r5.0-ANR, whole genome shotgun sequence includes the following:
- the LOC25483976 gene encoding auxin-responsive protein SAUR32 codes for MLSSFVGKAQKSLSVFVPRKHALSYWNEDHATTGVADDVMKGYFAVLAKKGVETRRFIVGLDYLTDPAFLGLLDDAWEEYGFRQKGTLVVPCRPIELQNILDGRKI; via the coding sequence ATGCTTAGTTCTTTTGTTGGTAAAGCACAAAAGAGTTTATCAGTCTTTGTACCCAGAAAGCATGCATTGAGCTACTGGAATGAAGATCATGCCACAACTGGGGTTGCCGATGATGTCATGAAAGGTTACTTTGCTGTTCTTGCAAAGAAGGGTGTAGAAACTAGAAGGTTTATTGTTGGGTTAGATTACTTAACTGATCCTGCTTTTTTGGGATTGCTTGATGATGCTTGGGAGGAGTATGGTTTTAGACAGAAGGGAACTCTTGTTGTTCCGTGTCGGCCGATAGAATTACAGAATATTTTAGATGGTCGGAAAATATAG
- the LOC25483975 gene encoding auxin-responsive protein SAUR32, giving the protein MLSSFVGKVQKSLSLFVPRKHALSYWSEDHATAGVADDVMKGYFAVLARKGEETRRFIVGLDYLTDPAFLGLLDDASEEYGFRQKGTLVVPCRPIELQNILDGRKT; this is encoded by the coding sequence ATGCTTAGTTCTTTTGTTGGTAAAGTACAAAAGAGTTTATCACTCTTTGTACCGAGAAAGCATGCATTGAGCTACTGGAGTGAAGATCATGCCACAGCTGGGGTTGCCGATGATGTCATGAAAGGTTACTTTGCTGTTCTTGCAAGGAAGGGTGAGGAAACTAGAAGGTTTATTGTTGGATTAGATTACTTAACTGATCCTGCTTTTTTGGGATTGCTTGATGATGCTTCGGAGGAATATGGTTTCAGGCAGAAGGGAACTCTTGTTGTTCCATGTAGGCCGATAGAATTACAGAACATTTTAGATGGTCGGAAAACATAG
- the LOC25483974 gene encoding auxin-responsive protein SAUR40: MLSSFVEKVQKSLSVFVPRKHALSYWSEDHATTTGHELADDVMKGYFAVLAKKGLETRRFIVGLDYLTDPAFLGLLDDAWEEYGFRQKGTLVVPCRPIDLQIILEKKAAPASR, translated from the coding sequence ATGCTTAGTTCATTTGTTGAGAAGGTACAAAAGAGTTTATCAGTCTTTGTACCAAGAAAGCATGCATTGAGCTACTGGAGTGAAGATCATGCCACAACCACAGGTCACGAGCTTGCTGATGATGTTATGAAAGGTTACTTTGCTGTTCTTGCAAAGAAGGGTTTAGAAACTAGAAGATTTATTGTTGGGTTAGATTACCTAACTGATCCTGCTTTTTTGGGATTGCTTGATGATGCTTGGGAGGAGTATGGCTTCAGACAGAAGGGGACTCTTGTTGTTCCGTGTCGACCAATCGATTTACAGATCATTCTGGAGAAGAAGGCAGCACCAGCATCAAGATGA